In Leptodactylus fuscus isolate aLepFus1 chromosome 2, aLepFus1.hap2, whole genome shotgun sequence, one genomic interval encodes:
- the TIGIT gene encoding T-cell immunoreceptor with Ig and ITIM domains: protein MNPYLRLFALQVMFFLFPFTGAEVETFLRAENISAMVGSSVTLKCHLLRSDTTITQVSWNFCNQVYIAFQISDTEGIVLQDFSERVTLAKDYGITISQLNRNDSGNYCCIYNTFPHGSFTGKIFLQVLSKDPRTQDYYVWVGSGLGILLVVAAVGAGGFYYKKKTSKIFYSNSGPKTSGANPPNMASPALMTSSDETSEYFNVVLYHM from the exons ATGAATCCTTATCTGAGGCTTTTTGCTCTCCAGGTGATGTTTTTCCTCTTCCCCTTCACAG GAGCTGAGGTGGAGACATTCCTCAGGGCGGAGAATATTAGCGCTATGGTCGGCAGCTCCGTCACCTTGAAGTGTCATCTACTCAGAAGCGACACCACAATCACTCAGGTCAGCTGGAACTTCTGCAACCAGGTGTACATCGCGTTCCAAATCTCTGACACCGAAGGAATAGTATTACAGGATTTCTCAGAGCGCGTGACCttagcaaaggattatgggatcACCATATCACAGCTCAACAGGAACGACAGCGGGAACTACTGCTGCATCTACAACACCTTCCCACACGGCAGCTTTACCGGGAAGATATTCCTACAGGTTTTAT CTAAGGACCCTCGGACTCAGGACTACTATGTCTGGGTCGGCTCTGGCCTTGGGATCCTTCTTGTAGTCGCCGCTGTCGGTGCCGGGGGCTTCTATTACAAG AAAAAGACGTCCAAGATTTTCTACTCCAACAGCGGCCCGAAGACCTCGGGAGCAAATCCACCAAATATGGCGAGCCCAgcgctgatgacatcatcagacgaAACCAGCGAGTACTTCAATGTCGTCCTGTATCACATGTAA
- the ZBTB20 gene encoding zinc finger and BTB domain-containing protein 20, with translation MTERIHSINLHNFSNSVLETLNEQRNRGHFCDVTVRIHGSMLRAHRCVLAAGSPFFQDKLLLGYSDIEIPSVVSVHAVQKLIDFMYSGVLRVSQSEALQILTAASILQIKTVIDECTRIVSQNVGGVYPLIQDSGQETPRGTPESGTSGQSSDTENGFLRGHRQHSVDRIYSTLYTCSMQNGSGERSFYSGALVSHHETALGLPRQHHMEEPSWITRIHQRSQRMERFLTTTPETTHCRKQPRPVRIQTMMGNIHIKQEVEDDYDYYGQQRSQALERNESEECTEDTDQAEGTESEPKGESFDSGVSSSIGTEPDSVEQQFMPRDGQQDPSQAESNNLSTECVENQNQQHLDTSSSSPERSNTVDMDSTVLSVSNSTEKGVLQTSVSQSIAQSLPTTQLYLRQTETLTSNLRMPLTLTSNTQVIGTAGNTYLPTLFTTQAAGTGPKPFLFSLPQPLAAQQTQFVTVPQAGLSPFSSQIQNQQSQGGHSTGSNQGEKKPYECTLCNKTFTAKQNYVKHMFVHTGEKPHQCSICWRSFSLKDYLIKHMVTHTGVRAYQCSICNKRFTQKSSLNVHMRLHRGEKSYECYICKKKFSHKTLLERHVALHSATNGTASIPVPVPSSNSAPGSVQAPVTTPGQGLPPAPSMPPAPVLPPTPVLATAPVLAPTPALVPAPILVSALAPAPSLAAPPPAAPTPSPVLVPRPGPPNSGAPVCSEGTTYVCSVCPTKFDQIEQFNDHMRMHVSDG, from the exons ATGACAGAGCGCATTCATAGTATCAACCTTCACAACTTCAGCAATTCCGTGCTCGAGACGCTCAACGAGCAGCGCAACCGTGGCCACTTTTGTGACGTGACGGTGCGAATCCACGGAAGCATGCTGCGGGCCCACCGCTGCGTGCTGGCCGCTGGCAGCCCATTCTTCCAGGACAAACTGCTGCTAGGGTACAGTGACATCGAAATCCCCTCAGTGGTGTCAGTCCATGCAGTGCAGAAGCTCATTGACTTCATGTACAGTGGGGTACTACGGGTTTCCCAATCCGAGGCTCTTCAGATCCTGACAGCCGCAAGCATCCTACAGATAAAAACCGTCATTGACGAATGCACGAGAATTGTCTCACAAAATGTAGGTGGCGTGTACCCCTTAATACAGGACTCTGGCCAAGAGACACCCAGGGGTACCCCAGAATCTGGTACCTCTGGGCAGAGCAGCGACACAGAAAATGGCTTCCTGCGAGGTCACCGCCAGCACAGCGTAGACAGGATCTACTCTACCCTATACACATGTTCCATGCAAAATGGCAGTGGAGAACGTTCCTTCTATAGTGGGGCTCTAGTGAGCCACCACGAGACTGCCTTAGGGCTGCCCAGACAACATCACATGGAGGAGCCCAGCTGGATCACGCGCATCCATCAGCGATCTCAGCGAATGGAGAGGTTTCTAACCACCACCCCAGAGACCACCCACTGCCGGAAGCAGCCACGTCCTGTACGCATTCAGACAATGATGGGGAATATACACATAAAACAAGAAGTAGAAGATGACTATGACTACTATGGGCAGCAGAGGTCACAGGCCCTGGAACGCAACGAGTCGGAAGAGTGCACTGAAGACACCGATCAAGCTGAAGGCACAGAAAGCGAACCCAAAGGGGAAAGTTTTGACTCTGGAGTAAGTTCATCCATCGGCACAGAGCCGGACTCCGTGGAGCAGCAGTTTATGCCTAGAGACGGGCAACAGGATCCTTCCCAAGCAGAGTCAAATAACTTGTCCACTGAATGCGTAGAAAACCAGAACCAACAGCACTTAGATACCAGCTCTTCCTCTCCTGAGAGGAGCAATACCGTGGACATGGACAGCACAGTGCTCAGTGTTAGCAATAGCACTGAAAAGGGGGTCCTACAGACTTCTGTCTCCCAGTCAATTGCGCAAAGTTTGCCAACCACTCAACTCTACTTACGTCAGACGGAAACACTCACCAGCAACCTGAGAATGCCACTAACCCTGACCAGTAATACCCAGGTCATTGGAACAGCTGGCAATACCTATCTTCCGACCCTCTTCACTACGCAGGCAGCGGGGACAGGTCCAAAGCCTTTCCTCTTCAGTCTGCCCCAACCCCTGGCTGCTCAGCAAACACAGTTTGTGACGGTTCCCCAAGCTGGATTGTCTCCATTTTCTTCCCAAATTCAGAACCAACAATCCCAAGGTGGACACAGCACAGGCAGCAACCAGGGAGAAAAAAAGCCTTACGAGTGCACCCTCTGCAACAAAACGTTCACCGCCAAACAGAATTACGTGAAGCACATGTTTGTACATACAG GAGAGAAGCCGCACCAGTGTAGCATCTGCTGGAGATCCTTTTCTTTGAAGGATTACCTAATCAAACACATGGTGACGCACACCGGCGTGAGGGCGTACCAGTGCAGCATCTGCAACAAGCGCTTCACCCAAAAGAGCTCCCTCAATGTGCACATGCGCTTGCACCGCGGAGAGAAGTCTTACGAGTGCTACATTTGCAAAAAGAAGTTTTCTCACAAGACGCTGCTGGAGAGGCACGTGGCCCTTCACAGCGCCACCAACGGCACTGCCAGCATCCCAGTACCCGTTCCATCTTCAAACTCAGCTCCAGGATCAGTCCAAGCTCCTGTCACCACCCCAGGACAAGGGTTGCCTCCAGCTCCCAGCATGCCTCCAGCACCGGTCTTGCCTCCTACTCCGGTCTTGGCAACTGCTCCGGTTTTGGCTCCAACTCCAGCCTTAGTTCCAGCTCCAATTTTGGTCTCTGCCTTAGCACCGGCACCATCACTGGCTGCACCCCCTCCTGCTGCTCCAACACCTAGTCCAGTTCTAGTCCCGCGCCCTGGGCCCCCCAACAGCGGGGCCCCGGTATGCTCTGAGGGCACAACGTACGTTTGCTCAGTGTGCCCAACTAAGTTTGACCAAATCGAGCAATTTAACGACCACATGAGAATGCACGTCTCCGACGGATAG